The proteins below come from a single Malus sylvestris chromosome 3, drMalSylv7.2, whole genome shotgun sequence genomic window:
- the LOC126614696 gene encoding fasciclin-like arabinogalactan protein 1 encodes MQLRRATTAGAFLLTLTLLTTLTEAHNITRLLAKHPEFSTFNHYLTLTHLAADINDRTTITVCAVDNSAMSALLSKHLSIYSIKNILSLHVLLDYFGAKKLHQITNGTALAATMYQATGSAAGSSGFVNITDLKGGKVGFSPEANDGTFPSHFVKSVEEVPYNISIIQISTLLPNQAAEAPTPAPAELNITGIMSAHGCKVFADTLLANSDAFKTYEDNLNGGLTVFCPMDDALKAFLPKFKNLTAAGKAALLEYHGIPVYQSMSMLKSNNGLTNTLATDGASKFDFTIQNDGQQVTLRTKLVTARITGTLIDEQPVAIYTIDKVLQPKELFKGALTPAPAPAPEKPAHAPKKSKHAPSPVADQEADSPAASPDEDPADQTADDSNGAVRVERMGFGGLVFTSVWLVFSLL; translated from the coding sequence ATGCAGCTCCGCCGGGCCACCACTGCCGGCGCCTTCCTCCTCACGCTCACCCTCCTCACCACCCTCACCGAAGCGCACAACATCACGCGCCTCCTCGCGAAGCACCCCGAGTTCTCGACCTTCAACCACTACCTCACCCTGACCCACCTTGCCGCCGACATCAATGACCGCACCACCATCACCGTCTGCGCCGTCGACAACTCCGCCATGTCGGCCCTTCTCTCCAAACACCTCTCCATCTACTCCATCAAAAACATTCTGTCCCTCCACGTCCTCCTAGACTACTTCGGCGCCAAGAAGCTCCATCAGATCACCAACGGCACTGCCCTCGCCGCCACCATGTACCAGGCCACCGGCTCCGCCGCGGGCTCCTCCGGCTTCGTCAACATCACCGACTTAAAGGGTGGAAAGGTCGGTTTCAGCCCCGAGGCCAACGACGGCACCTTCCCTTCCCATTTTGTCAAATCCGTCGAAGAGGTTCCGTACAACATCTCTATCATTCAGATCAGCACCCTCCTCCCCAACCAGGCCGCCGAGGCCCCCACCCCGGCCCCCGCTGAGCTGAACATCACCGGAATCATGTCCGCCCACGGCTGCAAGGTCTTCGCCGACACGCTCCTTGCAAACTCCGACGCCTTCAAGACCTACGAGGACAATCTCAACGGCGGGCTGACCGTTTTCTGTCCGATGGACGACGCACTCAAGGCCTTCTTGCCGAAATTCAAGAACCTGACTGCGGCCGGGAAGGCTGCGCTGCTCGAGTACCACGGCATTCCGGTCTACCAATCCATGTCGATGTTGAAGTCCAACAATGGACTGACGAACACTCTGGCCACCGACGGCGCGAGTAAGTTTGACTTCACCATCCAAAACGACGGGCAGCAGGTCACTCTAAGGACCAAGCTCGTCACGGCGAGGATCACGGGGACACTCATCGACGAGCAGCCCGTCGCTATCTACACCATTGACAAGGTCTTGCAGCCTAAGGAGCTTTTCAAGGGGGCTTTGACTCCCGCACCGGCTCCGGCCCCGGAGAAACCGGCCCACGCGCCGAAGAAGTCGAAGCATGCGCCCTCACCCGTCGCCGACCAGGAGGCCGATTCGCCCGCTGCGTCGCCGGATGAGGACCCGGCGGATCAGACCGCGGATGACAGTAACGGAGCCGTGAGGGTTGAAAGGATGGGGTTTGGGGGTTTGGTTTTTACCAGTGTGTGGTTAGTATTTTCATTGCTGTAa